A window of Thermoleophilia bacterium genomic DNA:
ATGCTGGATGTAAACGGCTTTGAAGTAATCGACCTAGGCATTGACGTGCCGGAGGAAAAGTTTGTAGAAGCGGTACGGGAGCACAAACCCCAAGTACTTGCTCTTTCCGGCTTTCTCTCCATTGCTTTTGACTCCATGAAGTCCACCATAGAGGAAGTAGAAAAAGCTGGACTACGCGAAGGCCTTAAGGTCATCATCGGTGGCGGGCAAATGGACGACACCATCAGGCGCTACACCGGCGCTGACGCCTACGGTGACGACGCTATGGATGCCGTAGCCTTTGCCAAAGAAGTGGTGGGGGTGAAATAGGCCATGACAGAGAAGCCCTGGGTAGGGCCTGAGTCTGACGACGGGAAGGGAGCGAAGGGCGCGCAGCCCGAGGTCTCTCTGGAAGAACTCGATTCAGCTTGCGGGTCCTTACCCAGGGTTCACAGCAGCGGTAAGCTTGACTGGGTGGTCGTCGCCTGCGAGATGATCGAAGATGAGGTTCGTCTCGCCTTACGCTCACTCCCTCCCGAGCAGAGACCGCCAGTGATCTGGGTGGAAAGTGGGCTGCACGACCGGCCGGAGCGACTTCATGCTGTGCTGTCGGACATCGTTTCACGCTTGGACCAGGGGGCTGAACTGGGGGTCCCAGTGACTGTACCGAGCGTCAGGCCGGGTAGAGGTCCGGCGGAGGCTCGGCGAGAGGAACTAAGAGTAGGCCCCGTAAGCAGAGTTGTGTTCGCCTTTGGGTTCTGTGGAAACGCCCTTGCTGGCATATCCGCTCAGAATCTCACCCTGGTGTTGCCCCGAGCAGACGATTGCATAACGTTGCTCCTCAACCACGGTTGTAAGCGAGAAGAGGTGCCGCGGAATCCTCGGCATTACTATCTGACCCGAGGATGGTTCTGCCACGAAAGTTCTCTAATGGAAGCTTTTGATGAGTGGGTACGTCGGTATGGTGCGGAGAAGGCGGCTCGTTTGCAGAAGGCCATGTTCGCCGGCTACGAAACGGTGAGCCTAATCGACACCAAAGCCTATGACGTGGGCGAGTGGCAATCGCAGGCAGAGGAGGTGGCGAGAACTCTTGGTCTTGGTAGCGACGTGGTCGAGGGTTCGGTGCAGCTGCTAGAGAAGTTGTTTCAGGGGCGCGAAGACAGTGAAATCATTGTTGTTCCTCCCGGGGAGAAGGTCACGTTGGAGCATCTGTTCGGCGCCAGGACCCCGGAGCCGACGGCAGCTTCAAGCTAGATTTTTTTGGTAGGTCGGATCAAGCGAAAGGGGAGCAAAAGGTGGCGACTTTTGAGACAGTGGTAAGGAGCGCTACCCGAGAAGTAATAATCGGGGGTGGTCGCCCGGTAGTCCTCATAGGCGAAAGGATTAACCCCACAGGTAAGAAAAGACTGGCCGAGGCTCTAAGAGCGGGCGATTTGAGTGTGGCCAAGGAAGAAGCGCTGGCACAGGTGGCTGCCGGCGCCGACATCCTGGATGTAAATGCCGGGGCTACCGGTGTCGACGAGATAGAAATGTTGCCGCGTGTGGTCGAAGCGGTTGCTGAAGTGGTAGATGTTCCTCTGTGCATTGACAGCCGCAAGACAAAGGCGCTGGCCGCGGCGCTAGCGGTCTGTCCTGGACGTCCTATTGTGAACTCTGTGACTGGCGAAGAAGCTTCACTTGAAGAGGTTCTTCCTCTCGTCAAAGAGTATGGAGTGCCGGTCATAGGTCTCACACTTGATGAGAAGGGCATTCCGGCCGATCCATCGGCTCGTGTGGAGATTGCGCATAAGATTGTGGAGCGGGCCGAATCGTACGGGATCCCGCGGCATGACGTAATCATCGACTGCCTAACCCTTTCTCTGGGGGCCAATGTAAAAGCTGGGTTGGCGACTCTCGAAGCCACCAGACGCGTGAGGGACGAACTGGGTGTAAACCAGACGCAGGGGTGTAGCAACATTTCCCATGGCTTACCTAACCGGCCCATCCTGAACGCGGTATATCTGGGAATGGCCATTGAAGCAGGGCTCACGTGCCCCACGGTGGATGTCGCTCAGGTAAGACTGGCGGCTCTCTCTGCCGACCTTATCTTGGGGCGCGATAACTACGCGATGCGCTTCATTTCAGCCTTCCGGGAGGCGCAAAAAGCCGCTCAAGGGCAGTGAGGGGCGTCACATGCAGTTGGTAGAGCAAAGCCTGTACATCGACGGGAGGTGGGTTTCTCCCGCCGAACCCGGCCAGTTCATCGCAGTTATTGATCCGTCCACCGAGGAGAAGATCGCGGAGGTAGCCTGCGCTGGCAAGGCCGACGTGGATAGGGCTCTCCAGGCTGCCCAAAGGGCTTTTGTTTCTTTCAGCCAAACAACCCGTGAGGAGCGTTTGGAGTTGCTGGAGGCTCTTCTTGCCGCCTACAGAAAGCGCAAGACGGCGATTGCCGAGGCGATGACTGCCGAGGTTGGCATTCCAGCGAGCTTCTCGGAGCCTGTGCAGGCTACCATTGGGGAGCGTCATCTGGACACGATTATCAAAGTGCTGCGTGAATACGAGTTTGAAGAGGAATTAGGCAGCACTCAGATCGTTCGGGAGCCCATTGGGGTGTGCGCGCTCATATCGCCCTGGAATTGGCCGATGAACCAGGTTGTGGTCAAAGTCGCCCCGGCGCTCGCGGCAGGATGCACTATGGTTCTTAAGCCTAGTCAGCTGTCGCCCCTTTCGACGCTCCTGTTTGCCGAGGCGGTGCACGAGGCGGGGGTGCCCGCCGGAGTGTTCAATCTGCTCAATGGCCCCGGGTCGACCTTGGGACAGATGCTCGCTTCCCATCCGGCCGTAGACATGGTTTCGGTGACCGGCTCCACCGAGGTGGGGGCTGCGGTAGCGCGGGCAGCCGCGGATACCATAAAGCGCGTCTCTCAAGAGCTAGGGGGCAAGTCAGCGTACATTGTTTTCGAGGACGTCGATCTGGAAAAAGTGGTAGCTGCTGGGGTCCGCAACTGTATGCGCAATTCCGGCCAAAGCTGCAATGCGCCCACGCGCATGCTTGTAGCTGAGTCTGTCTACGATCAGGCGGTGGAGATCGCGGCCCGCACTGCTTCCGAGCTAAAGGTGGGAGATCCTCGTGATCCCGAAACCTTCCTGGGCCCTGTTGCTGGTAAGAAACAGTATGAGACAGTTCTTGACTACATCCGGTCTGGGATCGCTGAAGGGGCAAGACTAGTGGCTGGTGGCTTGGACAGGCCTGAGGGTCTTGAGCGCGGATACTATGTGCGCCCGACAGTGTTCGCTGATGTGACAAACGACATGCGCGTTGCAAGGGAAGAGATTTTTGGCCCCGTTTTGTGCATCATGAAATTTCGCGATGAAGACGAAGCGGTCGCGATAGCCAACGACAGCGATTACGGCTTGTCGGGTTACGTCAGCTCCAAGGACCTAGAAAGAGCGCGGCGGGTCGCCCGGAAGCTCCGCACCGGAATGGTTCATCTTAATGGAGCGCTTCCGGACATGTTTGCTCCCTTTGGTGGTTACAAGAAGTCCGGCAACGGGCGGGAATGGGGTCGCTTTGGACTCGAGGAGTTCCTGGAAGTCAAAGCCATTATGGGATATCGGCCCTTCAAGTGATGGGATGGTAAACTATTAAGGCTGCGGCTGCCGAACCACGCCTTGCAGGCGGGCGGCGTCTTTTTTTGGGTTGGTCGGTTCAAGAGACGGAACGGAGAGAGTCGATGGCATTACTCGAAGAACCAATCAAAGAAGTAAAGGTCCTTAAGAATTACATTAATGGCGAGTGGGTTGAGTCCAAGGGCGAATACGTGGACGTCGTCAACCCGGCCAACATGAAGGTTATCGCCAAGGTTCCCATCTCCACTAAGGAAGAGTTCGACGCTGCTGTTGAGGCGGCAAAGAAAGCTTTTCCTGAGTGGCGGCGTACTACCCCGCTGGCGCGTTCCCGTCTGCTCTTCCGGCTCAAGGAGCTTCTAGAAGAGAATTTTGAGAAAGCCAGCCGTATCCAGACGCAAGAGCACGGCAAGTGCATAGACGAGTCCCGTGGTGAGACGCGGCGTGGTATTGAGAATGTAGAAGTCGCCTGCGGTATTCCCACTCTAATGCAGGGCTACATTTCCGAAGATGTCGCGCACGGCATCGATGAGTGGTGCATGCCGACTCCACTGGGAGTGTTTGGTATCATTGGCCCCTTCAATTTCCCCTTCATGATCCCGCTGTGGTCGGCTCCGTATGCGGTTGCTACCGGCAATACCATTGTCATTAAGCCGTCCAGCGAGGTTCCTTTGAGCCAGGACTTCCTGGCCCAGTTGGTTGAAGAGGCCGGCTTCCCGCCGGGAGTCTGGAACGTGGTACACGGCGGCCGGACAGTCGTCAACGCCATGCTTGAGCATCCGGACATCAAGGGCGTTACGTTTGTTGGGTCCACACCGGTCGGCCGGGACGTCATCTACCGCAAGTGTGGCGAAACCGGCAAGCGCTGCATTGCTCAGTGCGGGGCCAAGAACTTCATGATCATCATGCCCGACTGCGATGTCGACAACACTATCGCTGCCATGATGACCTCGTTCTTCGGTAACACTGGCCAGCGCTGCCTCGCGGCGGCTAACGCAGTCATCGTTGGTGATGATGACCGCTTCTACGATGACTTTGTGGCCAAGGTCGTCGATAGGGCATCGAAGATCAGAGTAGGCTACGGTCTGGACGAGTCCATCCAGATGGGTCCTCTGCGCGACCCCTCCAAGAAGCAGAACGTTGTCAACTACATCGAAATCGGCCTCAAAGAGGGGGCTGAGCTCTTGCTGGATGGCCGGAACGTTAAGCCTGAGGGTGGTCTGCCCGATGATTCCTTTGTTGGGCCGACCATTTTCCAGAACGTGCGTCCTGACTCACGGCTAGGCTCTGAGGAAATCTTCGGCCCCGTGATGAGCATCATGCGGGCGAAGACCTTGGAAGAGGCTGTCGAGATGGCAAACGCCAATCCTTATGGCAACGGCCATTCCATCTTCACCTCGAGCGGCAAGGCTGCACGTTACTTCCGCTACAACATCGAGAGCGGCAACGTCGGCATCAACATCGGCATTACTGCCGCGATGGCGTTCTTCCCGTTCGGCGGAATGAAGGACTCCTTCTTCGGTGTGCTTCATACTCAGGGTAAGGAAGCCATCCGCTTCTTCACCGAGAGCAAAGTCGTGATCGAGAGATGGTTCTAGTCTAAGGAGATGACTGACGAATGACACTGCAGACTGCATCAGAAGGCATCTCCTTCGCGCGGGACCTGGAAAACAAGACTGCTGCCTTTTACGAGGAGCTAGCGGCTCGGTTTCCCGAGAAAGCCGAGACCTTTCGCTCCTACGCTAAGGCAAACCAGAGGAACGTGAGCAACATCGAGCGGGCCTACTACGGAGTCATCACAGATGCTATCGAGGGCTGCTACGCCTTTAAGATAGAGCCCGAGGACTTTGTGATTGATGTTGCCACCGACGGAATTTCCGACCTGGCGGGGGCGGTTGCAAAGGCTCTTAAGAACGAGGAGACGCTCGTGCGTTTCTTCACCGAGGCAGCGGAGCAGGCCAAGGGGACTATGGCTGATGTGCCACGGACCTTTGGGCTAGTGTCCCGCAAGCATGGAGAGCGGATAGAGGAACTCAAGGCAATGGCAGGTTAAGTGCCAGGCCGGTTCCTCGGTTTGGGGCGAGTTAGGTATGTTGCCGGCCCCGGCGTTAGCCGGGGCCGGCACGTGTGCGCGAACATGTGCTGGCTTATGCGGAAGCGTTTTCTCTTGGACGCCATATCTCCTGACCGGGTTTGGCGCTAAGATTCTTGTGGTCTGGGCAGGGAGCTGCTGTATTGTTGAGATGAAGCATGACTGCTGGAGGGCGGCGGTAAAGAGGACTAAAGGAGGCACAGCGTGAGCACTGGAAAAAGGATCCTGGCTATCGTGCTTGTGGCCGTCTTGGCGGCCACACTCTTGGGCGTGACCGCTTGTGGTGAAGACGAGCAAGCCAAGGAGGAGCTGCGGGCTGCGCTTGACAAGTTTGACCAAGACGTCGCCGAGCTCACGAAGACCTTCATGTCCGGCGGGACAGTGCCTGATGTGAAGAAAGCCAAGGACACCTACGCGCCGGACTGGCAGGCCGTGATAGCAGCGGCTGAGAAGGTAAAGGGAGCCAAAGACCACGTACAGGCTGCCAAGGATGCCTGGGCGAAGGTGGATGCAGCCATCAACGCTCTTCCGGACGACGCGGCCTTGGCCAGTGTGGGCATGAGCATTCTCCCTGTTGTGCAAGAGTTGCAAGCGGTTGCTGCCGAACTTCGCAAAGTGGTTGGTGAGGCTAAGAAGTAGCAGCACAAGCGCGATAGGGAATCATCGGGGAGGCGCCTGAAATACGGCGCCTCCCATGAGTAATCACGCAAAGGGCGCGTCTAGGAGGAACCAAGAACTTGAGCGACGGGACCGGAGTACTCATTGC
This region includes:
- a CDS encoding cobalamin-dependent protein (Presence of a B(12) (cobalamin)-binding domain implies dependence on cobalamin itself, in one of its several forms, or in some unusual lineages, dependence on a cobalamin-like analog.): MLDVNGFEVIDLGIDVPEEKFVEAVREHKPQVLALSGFLSIAFDSMKSTIEEVEKAGLREGLKVIIGGGQMDDTIRRYTGADAYGDDAMDAVAFAKEVVGVK
- a CDS encoding DUF1638 domain-containing protein, giving the protein MTEKPWVGPESDDGKGAKGAQPEVSLEELDSACGSLPRVHSSGKLDWVVVACEMIEDEVRLALRSLPPEQRPPVIWVESGLHDRPERLHAVLSDIVSRLDQGAELGVPVTVPSVRPGRGPAEARREELRVGPVSRVVFAFGFCGNALAGISAQNLTLVLPRADDCITLLLNHGCKREEVPRNPRHYYLTRGWFCHESSLMEAFDEWVRRYGAEKAARLQKAMFAGYETVSLIDTKAYDVGEWQSQAEEVARTLGLGSDVVEGSVQLLEKLFQGREDSEIIVVPPGEKVTLEHLFGARTPEPTAASS
- a CDS encoding dihydropteroate synthase, coding for MATFETVVRSATREVIIGGGRPVVLIGERINPTGKKRLAEALRAGDLSVAKEEALAQVAAGADILDVNAGATGVDEIEMLPRVVEAVAEVVDVPLCIDSRKTKALAAALAVCPGRPIVNSVTGEEASLEEVLPLVKEYGVPVIGLTLDEKGIPADPSARVEIAHKIVERAESYGIPRHDVIIDCLTLSLGANVKAGLATLEATRRVRDELGVNQTQGCSNISHGLPNRPILNAVYLGMAIEAGLTCPTVDVAQVRLAALSADLILGRDNYAMRFISAFREAQKAAQGQ
- a CDS encoding aldehyde dehydrogenase family protein; protein product: MQLVEQSLYIDGRWVSPAEPGQFIAVIDPSTEEKIAEVACAGKADVDRALQAAQRAFVSFSQTTREERLELLEALLAAYRKRKTAIAEAMTAEVGIPASFSEPVQATIGERHLDTIIKVLREYEFEEELGSTQIVREPIGVCALISPWNWPMNQVVVKVAPALAAGCTMVLKPSQLSPLSTLLFAEAVHEAGVPAGVFNLLNGPGSTLGQMLASHPAVDMVSVTGSTEVGAAVARAAADTIKRVSQELGGKSAYIVFEDVDLEKVVAAGVRNCMRNSGQSCNAPTRMLVAESVYDQAVEIAARTASELKVGDPRDPETFLGPVAGKKQYETVLDYIRSGIAEGARLVAGGLDRPEGLERGYYVRPTVFADVTNDMRVAREEIFGPVLCIMKFRDEDEAVAIANDSDYGLSGYVSSKDLERARRVARKLRTGMVHLNGALPDMFAPFGGYKKSGNGREWGRFGLEEFLEVKAIMGYRPFK
- a CDS encoding CoA-acylating methylmalonate-semialdehyde dehydrogenase; translated protein: MALLEEPIKEVKVLKNYINGEWVESKGEYVDVVNPANMKVIAKVPISTKEEFDAAVEAAKKAFPEWRRTTPLARSRLLFRLKELLEENFEKASRIQTQEHGKCIDESRGETRRGIENVEVACGIPTLMQGYISEDVAHGIDEWCMPTPLGVFGIIGPFNFPFMIPLWSAPYAVATGNTIVIKPSSEVPLSQDFLAQLVEEAGFPPGVWNVVHGGRTVVNAMLEHPDIKGVTFVGSTPVGRDVIYRKCGETGKRCIAQCGAKNFMIIMPDCDVDNTIAAMMTSFFGNTGQRCLAAANAVIVGDDDRFYDDFVAKVVDRASKIRVGYGLDESIQMGPLRDPSKKQNVVNYIEIGLKEGAELLLDGRNVKPEGGLPDDSFVGPTIFQNVRPDSRLGSEEIFGPVMSIMRAKTLEEAVEMANANPYGNGHSIFTSSGKAARYFRYNIESGNVGINIGITAAMAFFPFGGMKDSFFGVLHTQGKEAIRFFTESKVVIERWF